The Hevea brasiliensis isolate MT/VB/25A 57/8 chromosome 1, ASM3005281v1, whole genome shotgun sequence DNA segment TTATCCACAGGTACAGTGCTGCCCCACCTATTTATTGAGCTTGTCTTGCATGTGATTTCCAGCTGCTAATTAATTCAATACCCTAAATCATTCCACCTAAGTAATATtgattgaaattttatattgctACTCTAAAtagtaaatataaaatttttcattaatgAGATAATCATGAACTCAGCaaagtttcatttcattttcaccaCATAAATTGACCCTAGGTACTGGTGTGTGTGTGAATGTGATCATCATCCCTTTCATGGGCTATAACAAATTATCAACTGAAAGAAACACCAGGTCTATTCCCCATCCTCTTTTGTTTGATAGTTGATCCAGAAACCCACTTGATGGGTGCAACTCAATCCCTTGTTTGGACCCAAAATTTGTCCTCCCTGTTATGGGCTTGGCCTTTAGAGTCAGCattaaattttttgataatatatgtatatataaaaacACAGGTAGGATACCCATCCCAGAACCTAAGCCAAATGCCAAGCTAGCGACTTCAAGAAGTGACATTTCATAAGCTAACATTCAATAGGTTCCACAGAAAGACAGACCTAATCACTAAGCACCAACACACTATAGAAAATTATCCTGCACTACCGGAAAGCGAAGGGCAATCTTATCACAGGTTCAATCAAATATCCATTTCAAGTCTGGAGACtaaaacctttttttttatttatttattttttttgggataatttcttcaccaaaaatcATTCCAAGGCCCTCAACTGAGTTACCATATGCACCTACTAATATAAGCAAACTCTTGTATGAATTGCAAAGATATGGCACTACCCATACTAATTTAACCTGCAGGAACTGTGGCTTCGAAGAGAACAAAATGGAAAACGGTAAAAAGCAACaaggaaagaaaaggaaacaAAAAGGTTGAAGTAAAAACACTCATATAATATGATGAAAGAAGATACTACAACAAAAGTGAGACAAGCATAAAAACCATTAGATTCTCTCATGGATCCAATTCTTCCCCCAGCGACGATCAGACTGAGAGTTGTTCCACCCTTTGTATTGTCTCAGATTCTTTCAGCTTATCTATTGCTGGGTTCCCAGTTTCCTCTATTTGAGCTGGTAATTTATTTGGCATAGCAGCACCAATAGTAGTTGTATGATCTTCTTTCATAATGTTTAGAGGATCTTCCTTTTGAACAGCCTGAGATCCTTCTTTCTGAACAGGTGGATGATCTTTTTCAACAACCAGAGATTCTTCTTTCCAAACAGCTGAATGATCTTTTCGAACATTCATTGGGTCTTCTTTTCGAAATGGCGGTGGAGCAGCATATGCTAGCGAAGTTTGCCTAATGGTAACAGGAGGAGCTTGTTCAGGTAGTCCTCGCATCACCTGAGGGGGGAGTGATGGTGATTGGCGTTGAGGTGCAGCGTAAACAGGCACTACACTTCTTATTCTGACTGGTTGAGCCATGCCATGGCAATGTGCCCCAAATTGTCGGATAGGGACGTAAGGAGCTGCTCCTGCTGCAGGGAATTTCTGAGAATGAGTTGCCCAGAGTTCTTGAACAGGTGATTGTCGTGAAGGCGCAATTCTGTCATTTGCTGAAGTTGATGTGGACCTGGGTGGAACAGGTCTGTCAACTGCTGTAGTTGAAGTAGGTCTATTTCGAGGACCTGTCTTCAGGCAAATTAAGGGGAGGATTTTAGAAGAGGTAGCATGGGCAGGCTGTGGACTTGTTGGCCTAGGGCTCTGAATTTGAAACTTTTTTGAAAATGGTATTGGGGAGTTGGCAGAGTTTAGAGTTGCTATTTTTTCCTTCAGACGGTAATTCGATAGGGCACGTGCTATCGTGATTTGTTCTAGCTCATCATTGTTCTCTGGTTCAGATGAAGAACTTGCATCTTCCTTTGCCACTGGCCATAAAGAACAATACACATTTACGCTTTAACCATAAGCAAAATTAACAGAGATGCATTGCTAACAACTATGAGATGAGTTGAGCAAAAATTGTGGCTTGGATTAGAGTGCCAAAGGCCGGCCGAGTCACTGTGGAAATATTCCACAAGACAATCTTCCTCAGGATATACTATCATATGCAAAGTAAGTAAAATCAGGGAAACATCATCTAAAGTATATAAAGAGAGGGGCTGCTTGTGAAGAATTTTAAAGATTATAATTCAGGGCACCAAGGCAGTGCAATGCTACATGTATTTCAGCTTTGCATGTCCAAGTCAAATGAAACTCCCATCGGTGGAGATCTTTTGATAGTGCcatatttcttttttctttttttttgaaacattaaatttttatttaggatATCAATAACTGATTTATTGAACATCCTCCATTTGAAGAAGAGATCACTACTTAGCACTTAGTAAGTACTCCCTCCGTCCCACAAAGATAGGCTTACTTCTCATTTCACATTGATTAAGAAAATGTAGTTTAATacagtcaaagcaataaattttgTTTAGTCTTTTCCTAATGTACCCTCCACTGATATTCCTCcattaaaaattaaacaatttatgttACTAAATTATCCTTGGAACTAATAGACTTTACTTTTCAAAGCATATTAAATAGGGGCATATTAATAAACTGATAAATAAACTATTATAATTTGGGACAGATGAAAAAGGAAAGTAAGCCTATCTTTGTGGGACAGAAGGAATATTTATTTACATACATCCATACcaattatttataaaatgcaaATTTTGGCAGGGACTTACATTGCTTTAGAGATGACCAAGCTGCCATTGCTGCATTCTTCTCAGCTTGTTTCTTATTCTTGGCAGGTTCTCCTGTGAATGTAATTCCAGCCAACTCAACTGTCCCTGTAAAAACAGGTTGATGCCCCAGGCCTGACCTGAATGTTGTGTACTGCGGTAATGGAGCACCAACTCTTTGGGCAATTTCCTGTAGAAGATTCTTGTATACACCAGTTTCATCCTGAAAACAGAAACCTAACATCATGAAGATCACGAAACAAGCCAAGAATAATAAACAATGTTAATGCTCATCTTGAAGGCCAAAAATAACATAAGATTCAAAAGGAACAGCTCAGAGACATAGACATACTAATACAACATCATAGTTAAACCTTCATAAAGATACTTGTATTACCAACCACACTGAAAAGCCATTCAATGGACAGAAACCATAAAATGGCACATGATGCAATTTAGGTTAATTCATGCAAGTTTAAAATTGATGAAAGATGAACATGCATGTTTGTGAGATGAAGTACGAACAGAAAAACACCACTTATGATTCATTACTTCAGATAAGTTATGGCAGCTAATCAAAACAAAATTAGTTGAAGTTCTGTAAGCCCTTATGATACTGAAATCTTAATTGCGTTGAGACTATAATATTTGTACACTTTTACAATTAAAAGGAACAGCTCTTTAGTTCAATGGCTGTCTGATATGAATGTCATATTGAGGTCGCCTAACTATTTAACAATTTCAGTTCAGCTTGTGAGGTTGTATTCATCCTTGTAACCTTTTAATAGACCATATTACTTCCTGATAAATAATAACTAGCAAAATTAAAAGTTGATAGGATTGTAGGAGAATaattattcaaaaaggaaatttgtTTTCAAATTAAACATGTACTAGTGGAATGCTGAGAAAATCCCTAGAACTTTTGAGGCTGCAAATGTGCAGGGAAACATATGAGGATTGTGCAATTTTAAGAAGATTATAGCAACTGTACAATGGATAACATCATATGATAATATCTCCCTCGTGATTTAATTGAAAGATTTAAGTTATTTGATCATCAAGCCCAATAACCCCCATTGATTAATGTATCAAGACATCTAGATTCCCCTGTTCAGGCATCTAAATCAGGGAAACAACATAGCAATAAAGCTGTTCAAAATATTTATGACAACAAATTTTCTAGCTAAATCTTTATCCAGCATAAGATCTTTTTATCAGATACCAAAtttaaaatgagagaaatgacTTTCCTTTTTTTAAACCattaaaataatagaaaaagcaaagaaaaatatgAACAGGAGAAAGTTTCTTAACAAATcttaaaatttcaaattctttTTCCGTGTTCCTTTTTCTCGGCAACCAATCAGGCTCAACGAGAAAAGAAAAAGGACCAAAAACCCACATTCTTGAAGTGACCAAACTACCAAACTAATCCTCAGCACTGAGCAAACCAATTTCACCACCAAAGAAAAAACCCAAGTACAGTTGTTTTCCAGGTATAGAGGCAAACTACTACACGTCACAGAAACTTCCTCAGTTCCCACAGCTTTCCGTAAATCATTATATATGAAAGAGATTCATTTATTGTTTTCTACAGCTAAAGGTCAAAGAAACTGAAAATCACACAGCACTTTGACAAAAGGAACGAGGGCATTCCCGTCATTTCGACTTCAAGCCATCCCCGGCCCACAAGATACAACACCCGCCGGCGATCATCAAAGAAGCGCGTGCACAGGAAGCCGATGCACCTCCTTCAGCGCAGGATGgtcaaaacacataaaataaattaaagccGAGGTTAATAAAAGCTCAATATAAACACGCACGGCATGGCACGGCACGGCAAGGCAAGAACAGAAGATGGGACGGCAAAAGAGGGCATTTTCGTCAATTCGAAAGCGAATTCGCCGGGGCAGTGATGCGTGCTACAAGAAGCAACACGCACAAAGGCAGAAAAAAAGTAGCGCCCCCGGCGCACGTTAGCATAAACAAGAACAGGttacttgaattttttttttctgttaccTATTTTCCCTCTTCCATTTCGCAGTCAAGCTTggaagaagaataagaagaagaagcaaaCAACAAGAACAATGGTGTgcattaataaaagaaaattttcaaaaaaattattgaaaaatttagtaaaaggaagaggaagcaaaagaagaagaagagcgagTGTAACATGCTTACGAGAATGCGGGCGGCAAGGGAGTGAGAGGGGCCACGGTTGGAGAGAGAGTTGAGGGCAACCTCAGCAGCGGAGTGTTCCGCCTGACGCAGGGTGGAGCAATAGTGGGGGCTCTCGAAGATCTCGCCGTTGAAGTTAACAGTAGCCTTGAATCTGGGGGCGTGGTCAGGGCCTTCCCTTACGCAGGTATAAGAGGGAAGGTTGAAGCAGCTCCTCTGGGCCAGCTCCTGCAGCTGGTTTTTGTACATTTCGACCTCTCTACCTCTTTATCTTGCTGAATTTCCGTCGCCTTCTTTCCTTCTCTATGTTTCTTTCGTTTCCTTGAGGTGGAGGGAAGAGAATGGAGGAATAAGGACGGAGGTGAAAAGGAATGGGTCCGGCAAGATCAAGGTTTTTAGGGTTTTGTTTTTGGGATTGAACagaggaagaagaaagagagggaagagagagagagagaggagagagaggtaGAGAGGAGTAATGAGTAATTTTGTTGGGTGGAGAAgttcttttagttttttttttttttttttaattattaaaatatttgtaatttgttaaTGCTTTTATTGTTTTCAGTCAACTGAACGTTAGGCTGCATGGAAGTGATCTTTCCTCTTCATTATTTTCCAATTTTTTTTATgtagaaaatttttattatttatttattttaaaaataaaaaaaaaataattacgacaccgtttctcattttctacattttaaaaaaacaattaaattatatttatttaattaatatttaaggtatatttaataaaaaattaaaaaattaaaaaataaaaaatatttttaactaaacctcctaatgaaataaaat contains these protein-coding regions:
- the LOC110648716 gene encoding double-stranded RNA-binding protein 2 isoform X2 codes for the protein MWVFGPFSFLVEPDWLPRKRNTEKEFEILRFDETGVYKNLLQEIAQRVGAPLPQYTTFRSGLGHQPVFTGTVELAGITFTGEPAKNKKQAEKNAAMAAWSSLKQLAKEDASSSSEPENNDELEQITIARALSNYRLKEKIATLNSANSPIPFSKKFQIQSPRPTSPQPAHATSSKILPLICLKTGPRNRPTSTTAVDRPVPPRSTSTSANDRIAPSRQSPVQELWATHSQKFPAAGAAPYVPIRQFGAHCHGMAQPVRIRSVVPVYAAPQRQSPSLPPQVMRGLPEQAPPVTIRQTSLAYAAPPPFRKEDPMNVRKDHSAVWKEESLVVEKDHPPVQKEGSQAVQKEDPLNIMKEDHTTTIGAAMPNKLPAQIEETGNPAIDKLKESETIQRVEQLSV
- the LOC110648716 gene encoding double-stranded RNA-binding protein 2 isoform X1, whose protein sequence is MYKNQLQELAQRSCFNLPSYTCVREGPDHAPRFKATVNFNGEIFESPHYCSTLRQAEHSAAEVALNSLSNRGPSHSLAARILDETGVYKNLLQEIAQRVGAPLPQYTTFRSGLGHQPVFTGTVELAGITFTGEPAKNKKQAEKNAAMAAWSSLKQLAKEDASSSSEPENNDELEQITIARALSNYRLKEKIATLNSANSPIPFSKKFQIQSPRPTSPQPAHATSSKILPLICLKTGPRNRPTSTTAVDRPVPPRSTSTSANDRIAPSRQSPVQELWATHSQKFPAAGAAPYVPIRQFGAHCHGMAQPVRIRSVVPVYAAPQRQSPSLPPQVMRGLPEQAPPVTIRQTSLAYAAPPPFRKEDPMNVRKDHSAVWKEESLVVEKDHPPVQKEGSQAVQKEDPLNIMKEDHTTTIGAAMPNKLPAQIEETGNPAIDKLKESETIQRVEQLSV